CTTGAGAGTATAGGTTCCACAATTTCCCAAACATTGCCAAGACTTTATGAAACAAGGAAAAATATAAAAACTTATTTTTCAGAGGCTGGTTTTAAAGAGCTTTCCGAATTTCAGCTGAAAACCTTGAAACAGATTTCCAGACTTAAAAGTGTTTTTGATGAATCTGATGTTGATGCTGTGGTAAAAGTTATGAAAAAGGAACAGGCCTATCTTGATCTTCATATGAAGTATCGTGTCAGTCATTTTGCAAGAATAAGCCAGCTCAGAAAAGAGTCGGTAGAAACCCACAAGCTTCACATGGGCCTTATGGATCTTATGATTTCTCTTATTGCCTATTCAGGAAATATTGCAAAAACCTATTTTGAAATGTCTGGAATTAAAGGTGATTGAGTTTAGGCATGAAACTATATGAAACAAAAAAGGTTTCATATAGTTTCATGCTTTTGGGCGTTAACTATTCTATGGTTATTTTTAATCTTCTCTTTTCTTGATTCTCATTAAAGAAACGTATAATCTTTATCCTTGTTATTTAATAAAGCCTTGATAATTTAGTAAAAGGTGGAAAATAACGGTTTCCTTTTATTTTTTTATCTTGTAGCTTTTTTAAAACTTCAAATGTCTTTTGATCTGGTTGGCATGAAAGTTGCCAATCTAAATGAGTTTAATGAGATTTTAAAAATTTTAAAAAATATAAATAAGGAATAAAAATATAATTTATGTGAGGAGTGAATTATGGAATTTAAATCTCTGGAAGGATTTAAAGGTAAAACAGTTTTTAAACTTAAAAGTTCTGAGCATTGGAGGTAAGGGTCATGGCATCGATTGCAACGCGAATGGGTAAGCTTGATATTGATTGGATGAAGTTAGGTTTTCTTTTTTTTGGGGTAGCTCTTTTTATTATAGTCTATTTTTCACCACAATGGGTTGATGCGGTTGACCCTGAAGGAAAGCATTTTCAGCTTTCAAGGGAAGGGAAAGGTGCTCTGGCAGTATTTCTTCTTGCGGGTATCTGGTGGGTGTTTGAAGTACTTCCCATTGGGATTACAAGTCTTACAATTGGAGTTTTACAGGTATTGTTTTTAATAAGGCCTGCTAAAGTCGCATTCAAGGATTTTATGGATCCTTCGGTTCTTTTTATTTTTGCATCTTTGGTAATAGGAATGGTTTTTACCAAAACCGGGCTTACAAAGCGGCTTGCATATAAAATGCTTTCTTTTGTTGGTGAGCGAACAAGTATGATTTATTTGGGATGCTTTGTTGTGACTGCACTTTTAACCCATATAATGGCACATACTGCAGTAGCAGCAACTGTTTATCCCCTTCTTATGACAATTTACAGCATGTATTCCGACGATGATAAGCCTACAAAGTTTGGTAAGGGTCTTTTTATAGGAATGGCTTTTGTTGCTGGAGCTGGAAGTATTGTAACTCTTCTTGGTGCTGCCCGAGGAGCTGTTGCCTTGGGGTTTTTCAAGGATATTATAGGAAGAGAAGTGTCTTTTTTTGAGCTTTCTTTTTATATGTTTCCAATAGGCTGGCTTATGGTTTTGATCCTTTGGGGCTTTTTCATGATATTTTTCAAGCCTGAAAAAAAGACAATACCCGGGCTTAAAGAAAGAGCCAAGCAGATGAGCAAAGAAATGGGTAAATTTACAAGACAGGAAATACTTGCTGCTGTAATTATATTTTCATGCATTTTTGCTCTTTCACTTCGTTCATTTGTTCCAGCTCTTGAACCATTTGATAAAACCGCAATTATTCTTGTATCTACAATTTTATTTTATGTTTTTGGAATTTTAGATCTTCAGGATCTTGAAGCTGTTCCATGGAATATAGTTCTTCTTTTTGGTGGAGCCATGAGTATAGGTTTTTGCCTCTGGGAAACAGGTGCTGCAGAATGGCTTGCTATTCACTGGTTGGGCTTTTTTCTGGAATCACACTGGTTTGTATTTGTCATAGGAATTTCATTTTTTGTGATGGTAATGACAAACTTTATTATGAACGTTGCAGCCATAGCTATTTCTCTACCTGTGGCACTTGTTGTTGCTCCATATCTTGGAGTTGCTCCTGAAGTTATTCTTTTTGCGTCCCTTATAACAGCAGGTATGCCGTTCTTACTTCTTGTTGGTGCTGCTCCAAACGCTATTGCATACGACTCAAAACAATTTACAACAGGTGAATTTTTCCTTGCAGGAATTCCGGCAAGTATTATTCTTATCATAGTGGTTGGTCTTGCAGTTTCTGTAATTTGGCCTATGATGGGAATGCCAATTACAATTCCAACTCCATAATCCAACTTTATTAATTGGAGTGGTAAATCCTGTCATCATAAGATTTATGGGGCGGCTTTTTTACGGGTCGCCCCATAAATTTATTTTTTTGTCTTAGCTGATATATTCTTCAATCTCTTTTAGAAATCTTGATGTTTTTGCAAGCCTGTTTTGTCTGAAGTCCGCTGATGTCAGGAAGGTTCTAAATTCCGCTCTTGTTATTGCAACATACATAAGCCTTCTTTCTTCCTGAAGTTCCATGGTAGAATCCATTGATTTCCAGTGGGGAAAAAGTTCTTCTTCGCATCCTGCTACAAAAACAGTGTTAAACTCAAGCCCTTTGCAGGAATGAACCGTTGAAAGGTTAACTCCTCTTCCAAGATCATTTTCATC
The window above is part of the Desulforegulaceae bacterium genome. Proteins encoded here:
- a CDS encoding SLC13 family permease, which produces MASIATRMGKLDIDWMKLGFLFFGVALFIIVYFSPQWVDAVDPEGKHFQLSREGKGALAVFLLAGIWWVFEVLPIGITSLTIGVLQVLFLIRPAKVAFKDFMDPSVLFIFASLVIGMVFTKTGLTKRLAYKMLSFVGERTSMIYLGCFVVTALLTHIMAHTAVAATVYPLLMTIYSMYSDDDKPTKFGKGLFIGMAFVAGAGSIVTLLGAARGAVALGFFKDIIGREVSFFELSFYMFPIGWLMVLILWGFFMIFFKPEKKTIPGLKERAKQMSKEMGKFTRQEILAAVIIFSCIFALSLRSFVPALEPFDKTAIILVSTILFYVFGILDLQDLEAVPWNIVLLFGGAMSIGFCLWETGAAEWLAIHWLGFFLESHWFVFVIGISFFVMVMTNFIMNVAAIAISLPVALVVAPYLGVAPEVILFASLITAGMPFLLLVGAAPNAIAYDSKQFTTGEFFLAGIPASIILIIVVGLAVSVIWPMMGMPITIPTP